The window ATTTGAGATATCTCTTCAGCATTTGCTGAATATTTGTCAACTATAGTATGAACGATCTGACCCATTTTTTCAACACTTTCTTCAACTTTGCTATTTCGGTCTTGGATTTCGACAATTGTTTCCTCATTTGTCTGTACTCTTGTAGACAAATTTGACAGGCCTTCCTTTATACCATCGATTTTCTGTACTTCTTTCTCTATTTTCTCGATCCTATCCGTTAGAACTCGTAGCGACTTCAGGATTTCCATAAGGATAACTCTAGCATCTTTGTCATATAACAGGTTTCCCGATAATTCATCGTCGGTTTGTTGGGTATTTGCGGCCATTTTTCGTGAACTATTCCTAATATTTATCTTTTTGTGTATCAACTTTGCACCTGGATGACTGTAGGCGCGATGAAATCACGTCTTCATCTCATACCtatatcatgaatttataaaaacagtacacattatatattatttttgattttattaaaaaatcatgaatttgtcgtctgtttatttatcattctacattagaaATTCATCACGGCTACAGTAAAAATGACATTTCAGGATTCGCACATTACATACACtgatttaccgggtttgtaatgtcgtgagcaacacgacgggtgccacatgtggatcaggatctgcttacccttccggagcacctgagatcactacCAGTTTTTGtcagggttcgtgttgcttagtctttggttttctatgctttgtcttttgtactattgtttttctgtttgtctttttcttttttagccatggcattgtcagtttatttttgatctatgagtttgaatgtccctctggtatctttcgcccctcttttatactaGATATGAATGCATAAtaactaaaactgaaaaaaaattcgtaagtgttccgcggaacccagtgtctcgcttacttttgctgttaatcgcaggctcaacataAATGaggaaaacatttaataaaatattccTCTCTATATTATCTTTTAATtataagaagcttctgtccaagtttggtaaaaatccaggatagattatgaatcttataaatgttttaaaaactttaacagcagactgtatgtaatgttaactggaagaaaaactaagtccatttttaagtaaaatacgaaaaaaaatccatactatcttatgatcataaacaagcttctgttcaagtttggtagaaatctaggatagtttaagaaagttattacaatttaaaaaaaactttaaccacagattgaatgtaatgtttcctggcagaaaaactaagtccatttataagtaaaatgccgaaaaacaggattttttttaacaaatttcctTCTATAAACTTACTTTTgaccataaacaagcttctgtccaagtttggtacaaatccaggatagtttaagaaagttattaaaatttcaaaaactttaaccacagagtgaatatttgtggacgccgccgacgacgacgccaacggaatgtaggatcgctatgtctcactTTTTCGACACATCACTTGACAAAAAAGTATAACCATGACAATGATATCAAGCACATTTTACATATGTCAGGCGGTACCTTTGTTAAATCAAGTATACTTTCTGATATACAAAGAGCTAATACTGCATCCGGAAAAACATCCAAATGTCTTGCATCCTGCAATATGTTTCGCAAACGTGACGAAAACCTTGTGCACAATAGAAACAAATTCAAGTTGAAATACACGAATTTTCcattatgaaaataacaaatttattttcatatttattaaacaaacaaaaaaaaccaattaattgACATTTGGTTTGGTAAATGTttattgattaaatatttatttgacatGTCTCAATGAGTATTTGTGGGAATCTAGGGGtatttattgaaatcaaattttatgtttattaatcCACATTCTGTTTGTAGTAATTTTGTTGTGTTGTCAAACCGATAAAGATTACATGCGTACCGCAAAAATCCAGCCTCTTTTAGAGAACGGTAAATCTGTAGAAGGTCCACATAGTTTCTTGTGGCAGCATTAAAAACATGGTACTCTATATTTAATTGTCGAATTCTTGATGCAAGATTATCACTCAGAATATTTCGAAGGACTTCCCATTCATACGACTCAATGTCTATTTTCAAGATATCCAAATGTCTCTGAAAGAGATTGAAACATTATGTTTTAGTTGAAACAAGATTAAAGACGTATGGCGCTCGCTTTAGTtcttcatttagaaaaaaatgtcaattagTAAGAAACTGAACTTTTACTCCTTCAAACAACGTTGACTTAAGATTCATTTGGCTATTCTATGTATCTCCCTTACTACACAACAATTACATCTCCTTTGtactaacaggggtgatctgagccggatcaccccaaccagatcaccccagtttaagtttctttgttatgcatgctttcctttgttctgtaacattttagcgggaatgtcaaatccagtataaaacttataattttaaaattatacggagaagactatctatcaaaattctcgtagaaaaaaatccagtgtatatgctgggatccgaactcaagacctttagcatatcaagccacgacacataccactccaccaggacgactggatacgaactatcagaaaTTTAGCATACTTAGAggaagcaagattttttttataactggggcaagttggcagacctttactcagtgtggtttaaacccttttcgttaaataaatgagttgtcagactgattgttcaatttcattttacacttttttaaagttgggcgagtcggttacaagagtggggcgattttttcataaagtggcgatatagtgtgggccgattggcgagtggggcgagttgacattgtttgatatctactcatcgtgctagggggtcataaagggtatacatcataaagtaatatataaataaaattgagaatggaaatggggaatgtgccaaagagacaacaacccgaccatagaaaaaaacaacagcagaaggtcaccaacaggtcttcaatgtagcgagaaattcccgcacccggaagcgtccttcaactggcccctaaacaaatatatactagttcggtgataatgaacgccatactaatttccaaattgtacacaagaaactaaaattaaaataaattacaagactaacaaaggccagaggctcccgacttgggacaggcgcaaaaatgcggcggggttaaacatgtttgtgagatctcaaccctccccctatacctctagccaatgtagaaaagtaaacgcataacaatacgcacattaaaattcagttcaagagaagtctgagtctgatgtcagaagatgtaaccaaagaaaataaacaaaatgacaatattacataaataacaacagactactagcagttaactgacttgccagctccagacttcaattaaactgactgaaagattatgatttcatcatatgaacatcaggcacaatccttcccgttaggggtttagtatcataccatcataacatatatgagaggggtttagtatcata of the Mytilus galloprovincialis chromosome 8, xbMytGall1.hap1.1, whole genome shotgun sequence genome contains:
- the LOC143084887 gene encoding putative methyltransferase-like protein 24 codes for the protein MASLGCEVHSFDPSMGITEKHIRKSGVHFYPIGIGGKSNDAVIPRMDQYTKKNPKKMWKVRTLRQIMESLGHEDRHLDILKIDIESYEWEVLRNILSDNLASRIRQLNIEYHVFNAATRNYVDLLQIYRSLKEAGFLRYACNLYRFDNTTKLLQTECGLINIKFDFNKYP